The Mycolicibacterium insubricum DNA segment TCGACACTAGGTCAGCGGCGGGCCCATCGGGCGGCGGCGGGGCCGAGAATGCAAAATCCCCCCGTCTCCTAGGCGGAGAGCGGGGGGATTTCGGCTACCTAAGTTCAGAGGGGGCGAACGCCGGTGGCCTGCGGGCCCTTGGGGCTCTGGCCGACCTCAAACTCGACGCGCTGGTTCTCTTCCAGGGTGCGGAAGCCCGACCCCTGGATCTCCGTGTAGTGGACGAAAACGTCGGCGGAGCCGTCCTCAGGCGCAATGAACCCGAAGCCCTTTTCGGCGTTGAACCACTTCACAGTTCCCTGTGGCATTTTTCGATCATTCCTTACGTGTACTTCTCGGGTACGGCACACCACTTCGGAGCACCGTGGCCCGTTGTGACCGCCATCCTTCGCAGGAAAAACGATCGCAACGTCGATCCTGCGAAAGCTTTAACACCACACAGAAGCTGCGACCGTCCTTATCCAATCACGATCTGACGCTTCGCGACACCCCACCTGTGTGAATCTGGTGAACAATTCCGGATGTGACGGTGAACTTCGGCGACGAATTGCTCGCGACCCTGCGCCGCGGCGTTCCCGGCGCGGCCGTTCCCGCGCAGCTCGATGGCGAGGACCCGATCCGCCACATCGCCCAGCTGCCCGCCGCCACCGGGCGCACCGCGGCCTGGCCGTGGTGGGCCCCGCCGCAGGTGGTGGACGCCTTCACCGACCGCGGGATCGCCGTCCCCTGGTCGCATCAGGCCCGCGCCGCCGACCTCGCGCATGACGGCCGGCACGTAGTGATCTCCACCGGCACCGCGTCGGGCAAATCCCTGGCCTACCAACTGCCGATCATGAGCGCACTGGTCGCCGACCCCACCGCCCGCGCGCTGTACCTGGCACCGACCAAGGCACTGGGCCACGATCAGCTGGCCACCGCGCACCGGCTGTGCGCGGCGGTGCCAGACCTGGCCGACGCCGCACCGAGCGCCTACGACGGCGACTGCTCCGACGAGCTCCGCCGGTTCGCCCGTGAGCGGTCCCGCTGGGTGTTCACCAACCCGGACATGATCCACCTGGGCATGCTGCGCAACCACCCGCGCTGGTCGGTGTTCCTGCGCGGGCTGCGCTATCTCGTCGTCGACGAATGTCACTACTACCGCGGCGTTTTCGGGTCGAACGTGGCGATGGTGCTGCGCCGGCTGCTGCGGCTGGCCGCCCGCTACGGCGCCACCCCGACCGTCGTGTTCGCCAGCGCCACCACCGCCGAACCTGGCCGCAGCGCCGCCGAGCTGATCGGCGAGCACGTCGAGGAGGTCGGTGACGACGGCTCCCCGCACGGTGCGCGCACCGTCGCACTGTGGGAGCCGCCGCTGCGCACCGACATCACCGGGGAGAACGGGGCGCCGCTGCGACGCCCGGCCGGCACTGAGGCCGCGGCGATGATGGCCGAACTGGTCGCCGAGGGTGCGCGCACCCTGACCTTCGTCCGGTCGCGGCGGGGCGCCGAGCTCACCGCGCTGGCCACCCGGACCCGGTTGGCCGACATCGCGCCGGAGCTGGTGCCCACGGTGGCCTCCTACCGGGCCGGCTACCTGGCCGAGGACCGCCGAGAGCTGGAACGCGGGCTGGCCGACGGGACCCTGCGCGGCCTGGCCACCACCAACGCCCTGGAACTCGGCGTCGACATCTCCGGGCTGGACGCGGTGCTGCTGGCCGGCTTTCCCGGCACCGTCACATCGTTCTGGCAGCAGGCCGGCCGCAGCGGGCGGCGCGGCCAGAGTTCGCTGATCGTGCTGGTCGCCCGCGACGACCCGCTGGACACCTACCTGGTGCACCATCCCGCCGCACTGCTGGACAAGCCGATCGAGCGGGTGGTGATCGACCCGGCCAACCCGTACGTACTCGGCCCGCAGCTGTTGTGCGCGGCGACCGAGCTGCCGGTGACCGAGGCGGAGGTGCGCGGGTGGGCGGCCGACGCCGTCGTCGACGAACTGGTCGACGACGGGTTGCTGCGGCACCGCTCGGGGCGCTACTTCCCCACCCCGGGTCCCGACCCGCATCCGGGGGTGGACATCCGCGGGTCGGCCGGCGGGCAGATCGCCATCCTGGAGACCGGAACCGGGCGGCTGCTCGGCAGCGTCAGCGCCGACCGCGCCCCGGCGACGGTGCACCCGGGTGCGGTCTATTTGCACCAGGGCGAGATCTATCTGGTCGACGACCTGGATTTCGCGGACGGCATCGCATTCGTACACGCCGAGGACCCCGGCTACAACACCTCGGCCCGCGAAGTCACCGACATCGAGGTCACCGGGTTCGGGGAGCGCCGCGAGTTCGACGGCGTGTGCCTGGGCCTGGTGCCGGTGACGGTGTCGCACCGGGTGACCGGCTACCTGCGGCGCACCCCGGCCGGTGAGGTGCTCGACTTCGTCGAACTGGACATGCCGATCCAGACGCTGCCGACGTTCGCCGTCGTCTACACGATCGACCCCGAGCTGCTCGCCGGCGCCGGTCTGGACGCGCTGCGGACCCCGGGGTCGCTGCACGCCGCCGAGCACGCCGCGATCGGGTTGCTGCCGCTGCTGGCCAGCTGCGACCGCGGAGACATCGGCGGGTTGTCGACGGCGATCGGCCCGATGGACGGGTTGCCGACGGTGTTCGTCTACGACGGCTACCCGGGTGGTGCGGGGTTCGCCGAACGCGGCTACCAGCGGGCCGCCGACTGGCTGCGCGCCACCGCGGAGGCCATCGAGGCGTGCGGCTGTCCGGCCGGGTGCCCGTCGTGCGTGCAGTCGCCCAAATGCGGCAACGGCAACGACCCGCTGGACAAGGCGGGGGCGGTCGCGGTGCTGCGCCTGGTACTGGGCCGGATTTCAGTGTGATGTCGGTCGCTCGCGAGCCCCGCGGTGAGCGACGACACCCCGCGGCTGCGGCGGTCACCCGCCCACCTGCGGCGCACCGGCCGGGCGGGCCCGTCGGGCGCGCAGTTGTGAGCGGGATTCCGCCCGGCACAGCTAAACTCGAAAACCATGCAACACAATTGGTTGCTGTTGGAGACCCTGGGCAGTGAGCCGCTGGTCGTCGCCGATGGCCAGGTTCCCACCGAACCGACTCCGGTCAGCACCTACCTGCGGCGCAGCCCGCACCTCTCGGCGCTGCAGACGGCGATCGCCGAGACGGTCACCACCGGCAGCCCGCTGGCCAGCATCACCCCCAAGCAGAAGGCGGTGATCCGCACCGAGCCGACGGCGATGGGCGACGGCCGGGTGCACGGCGTGCAGCTGTGGGTGGGCGCTCTCGACGAGGATCCGCCCGAGCGACCCATCCCGGGGCCGCTGCTGTGGAACCTGACCACCGGCGTGGCGATCGACAGCCCGGCGGCGCTGGCAAACCGGGGCGAGGATCCCGACGCCGCGCCCGTGCACGCCCGCGCATTCGCCGACGACCTGCCGATCGGCAGCCCGCGCGCCGGCGAGACCCGGCTGCTGGCGCTGATCCTGACCCGCACGCCTGGCGAAACGCTGTGTGAAAACTGGCATCTCGTCGACCGCTACGGCGCGTCCATCGCGGTGGCGTTCGTCGCGCGGGTGGTCGAGGAGGAGGCCGAGGACGGGTCCATGCAGCTGATCGGGCGCGGCATGAACTGGCGCAGCGATCCCGACACGGTGACCGACGAGCCGGAGACCCTCGCCGAGCGCATCCTGGAAGGCCTGGCGATGCCGGGCCAGCACCGCGCGCTGATCGACCTGCACACCGGGACGTTGCTCAAATGGCTCGACCCGCCGTTCCCGGGTTACGACTGGCGCACCCACACCGTGCATCCCGACGACCAGGAGGCGCTGTATGCCCTGGCCGACGAGTTCGGGCCGCGCGGCACGTCGCGGGTGCTGCGCATGGCCACCTACGACGGCGGCTGGCTTCCGGTGCACATCACGCTGAATCGCATCGAGATCGAACCCGGGATCTTCGCCGGGCTGCTCACCCTGCGTGACGCGACCCCGTGCGACGAGGCGGACCCGCCCGAGCCGACGCCCGAGCCGTAGTCAGGTTTCCCACCGCCAATCCCACCGGTGTCTGCACGCCCAGCACGACGTCGAGGTTCTCGACGCGGCAGTCGGTGACGCTGGCCCCGTTGGCGGCGACGGCGGCTACGGCGCGTTGGCAGGCGATCACCGGGCCAGCGGGTAGTGCCTCGGCCCCGGCGAGCGCGCCCAGGTCGGCCGCGGTCTGCGCCCGGTGCCGCGCCGCGACGGCCGAGCCCAGCGTCGTGATCAGGACCGCGACGCACAGCAGCGCGACGATCATCACCGCGGCCAGTACGGTCGCCACGCCGGCTTGGCCTGTGCGGTCCCGGTCGGGCTCGTTGTCACGGTTCGGCGACGGCGACCGCGTTGCCGGTGACCGTGATCCCGGGCAGCAGCGGCGCCGGGACCGCCACCTGTACCCGGATGAGATCACCTGGGGCCCTGACGATCTGGATCCGGGCACCGGGCGGCGCGATGCCCCGGGCGACGTCGAGGGCGGAGGCGTCCCGGGCAGCGGGTTCGCCGCGGGCGACCAGGCGGGCGGCCTCGCGGGCGGCGTCGACGCAACGCACCTGCGCGGACAGCGCCGAGAACCCGGCCAGCAGCAGCACGGCCACCACCGTGAGGGTGGCGATGGCCAGCGCGGCTTCCACCGTGCTGCTGCCGGTGTCACGGGTGGCATCGGTCAGTTCCGGGTACTCAGTGCCCGGCCGATGATGTTGGTGAGCGCGCCGACGACCGAATCCCCGGTCACCACCGTGTAGAGGATCGCCCCGAACGCCGCCGCGGCGACCGTGCCGATCGCGTACTCCACGGTGGACATCCCGTCGTCGTCGACTGCGAGTGACCGGATCCATTGGGATAAACGGGTTTTCACGATGGTTTCCTTTCGTAGAATTCGTACTCCGATTACCGGCCGGGTCCGCGCCGGCCGGCGCGCCGTGTCCGCCGGTCACCACATCTCCGATCCGAGGATCCGGCCGGCCAGCCCGGCGAGCACCGGGACGATGCCGAAGCAGACGAAGGCCGGCAGGAAGCACAGCCCCAACGGCCCGGCGATCAGCACCCCGGCCCGCTGTGCGGCGGCCGCCGCGTCGTGGCGCGCGGCGTCACGGACCCGGTCGGCGAGTTCGCAGACCGATTGCGCCAGTGCGGTTCCCGAGCTGGCCGACCGGCGCGCCAGCCGCAGCAGTGCCGCGGTGTGCGCGTCGGGATCGGTTCCGCGCGGGAGCGCCCAGGCGGTATCGGGATCGGATCCAAGCGCCAACAGGTCGGCGGCGTGGACCAGTACCCGCGCCAGCGCGGGCGGGGCCGTGCTCGCCGCGGCATGCGCGGCGGCCGGCACCGACAGACCGGCGGTAAGGCAGACCGCGAAAAGTTCCAGGGTTGCCGCCGTCGCCAGCGGGTCGGGCTTTTTCGGCCGCGCGGGGCGACCGAGTCCTTTCGCGCGCCGGGAGCGGGTTCGGCCCGGTGTTGCGGTCAGCAGCAGCGCGGCCGCCAATGCCCAGGCCGACAGCATCATGGCGCGACCCGGTCGGTGATCGCCCCGGCCCACAACACCCCGGCCGTCAGGAACGCACCGCCGGCGATCAGGCACCAGCCGCCGAGTCCGGATCCGGTCAGGAACGCCAGGGGTCGGGCGCCGAGCCCGTGGCCGAGGAGTATGCCCAGTGCCGGGAGTCCGGCGAGGATCGCGGTGCTGGCCCGGGCGCCAGCGAGTTCGGCGTCGACGGCCGCGCCGTGGCGGTGCCGCTCGTCGATGTCGTGCTGAGCGGAACTCAGCAGCGCGGCGATCGCCACGCCGTGTTCGGCTGCCATCCGCCAGACCGATGCCAGTCGCAGCCATTCCTCGGCGATAGGTGAGCCGTCGGCGACCGCCGTCAGCGCCGCCGGCACGTCTCCGCCCAGGCGGGCTCTGGCCGCCACCGCGCCCAGGGTAGCCGCGGATGTCGAATCATGCTCGGCGGCAGCGGATTCCAGGGCCTGTACCGGGTGCGCGCCGATGCGCAGGCCGGCGACCATCGATTCCAGGACCACCGCCAGCGCGGCGCGGTGCTCGGCTACCCGGCGCCGGCGGGTCCGCGCTCGCCGGCGTACCGCGAGCCCTGCGGTGAGCAGCAGTGCGCACCCGGCGGTCGCGGGGGTTGCCCCGGCGGCCAGGCCGGCCGTCGCGGCCGTGACCGCGGCGATCAGCCAGGTGGCGCGAGGCAGCCGCCGGAACCCTCGCCTGGCGTGACCGCGGAGCGAGGACGGGCCCGGCAGGACGAGGACGGCGGTGGCCAGCAGGACCGGTGCCAGCAGCTGCCCGCCGGTCATGGCCGGCCCCGGTTCAGCAGGGTGCGCAGCATCGTCTCGCCCGGGCCCGCGCCGTGTTCGGAGCTCCAGGCGGTGACCGCCCGACAGCGCCGGTCCGGATCGACGGCCAGTACCGCGATCTCGCCGACCCGTCGGTGTCCGGCGCGGTCCCGGTCGAGGTGGACCAGCACCCGGATGGCGGCGGCCAGCTGCGCGTGCAGCGCCGCGGCGTCCAGGCCGCCGGGTGCGGCCAGCGCCTCCAACCGCGCGGGCACCTCGGCGGCGCTGTTGGCGTGCACGGTGCCCGCGCCGCCGTCGTGCCCGGTGTTCAGCGCGGCCAGCAGGTCGACGACCTCGGGCCCGCGGACCTCCCCGACGACGATGCGGTCCGGGCGCATTCGCAGCGCCTGGCGGACCAGCTGGCGGACGGTGATCAGGCCGGCGCCTTCCACGTTGGCGCCGCGGGCCACCAGTTTCACCAGGTGCGGGTGGGCGGGGGCGAGTTCGGCGGCGTCCTCCACCACGATGATCCGCTCGGCCGCGGGCACCTCGGCCAGCAGCGCGGCGAGCAGGGTGGTCTTGCCGGCGCCGGTGCCGCCGCAGACCAGAAACGCCTGGCGGGCCGCCACCACCTCCCGCAGTAGATCGACGGCGGGTTCGGCGATCGACCTGGCGGCGGCCAACGCGTCCAGGGATTGGTCACTGGGCCGCAGCACCCGCAGCGAGATCGTGGTCCCGGCCGCGGCGACCGGTGGGAGGACGGCGTGCAGCCGCACGTCGAACCGGCCGCCGCACCCGGCCAGCAGTCCGTCGACCCAGGGTTGGGCATCGTCGAGTCGGCGTCCGGCGGCCAGCGCCAGGCGTTGCGCCAGTCGGCGGACCGCGGTCTCGTCGGCGAATCGGACATCGGCGCGACGCAGTCCGTGGCCGTCGTCGACCCAGACCGAATCGGGCGCGGTGACCAGGACGTCGGTGGTACCGGGCGCGGCCAGCAGCGGTTCCAGCAGGCCGGCGCCGGTGAGTTCGGTGGCCAGCATGCGCAGGCCGGCAAGCACCTCGGTGTCGCCGAGGACTCCGCCGGCTTCGGCCCGGATCGCCGCGGCGACGACGGCCGGCCGCAGCGGCGTCGACTCGGCGGCCAGCCGCTCCCGGACGCGGTCGATCAACGGCGCGGTCATGCCACCCGCCCCGATGCCACCGCGCGGGCCAGGGTGCGCAGTACCCGGTCGGCGCCGCGGGCCAGCGGGCTACGCCCCGCCAGCTGCAGTCCGCCGCGCTCGAGTTGTTCGGCCAGTTGCGGTTGCGGCCGCATGGCGCCGAGCAACGGAAGGCCGACTTCGCCGGCGATGTCGGCGGCACGCAGTCCGCCGGGTGCGGGTCCGCGCACCACCAGCCCGGCGTTCGGGTTCGCGCGCCGCAGTTGCCCGGCGGTGACCGCGCCGGCCGCCGCCCCCCGGAGGGTGGCCTGCGCACACAGCACCGCCAGGTCCGCGCCGGCCACCGCGATGTCCGAGGGCCCCGGGGTTCGTACCGCGTCGCACACCACGGTGGTACCGCCCCGGCGCCCGGCGTCGAGCACCGCTTCCACCGCAGCGGATCCGGGCGCTTCGGGTCCGGATGCCAGCACACTGACCCCGCCGACCCGCGGCAGCACCTGACGCAGCGACGGGAAGTCCAGACCGCCGTGCGCGACGGCGATGTCGGCCCACCGCGGCCCGGGGCTCCGGATGCCCAGCATGCGATCGATGCCGCCGCCGAACGGGTCGAGGTCGACCAGCAGGGCGTCGCCGCTGCGCAGTGCGAGCGCGGCTGCGAACACCGAACCGCCCGCGCCGCCGTGCGCGGACAGCACGGTCAGCACCCGGCCCTCCGAGGTCGCGGGGGTGCGGCCGGCGTCGGCGAGTGCGCGCAGCAGTGTGGTGGCCGAGGCCGGGAGTTGCACCAGCAATTGCGCTCCGACCGCGACCGCAGCCGCGTACCCGGGACCGTCGGGTTCGGTGCCGCACACTAGGAAGGTGCCGGCCCGGCGCGGCAGCGCGCGTTCGGTGAGCCCTGCGACGGCGGGCGCATCGACGATCACCGCTGCCGCCGCCGTCCAGGCCTTGCGGTCGACGGCATCCGTCGCCGGCTGGTGGATCACCCGCAGGCCGGCGGCCGCGACGATCCGGTCGATCTCGTCGCGCAGCCCGGGATCGGAGACCACCGCCAGCACACCGCAGTTCATGGGTTCACTGTGCGCGGGTTTTACCGGCCGGCGCGAGGCGATTGCGGGCAACTGTGGATGGATCGCCGACTGTGGATGCCGTCGCCGGCAGCGGGTGCGCACCGCCGGTCCGACGGCGCAAATCTCGCCGCAGGGTGTGCGGGCGAACAATTGCGCCGTGCGGCAATGTGGCGTGCAGCAAAAACGACACAGCGCGCGGCCCGGAATTATCCGAGACCGACAGTCTCAGCGAATCTGGGGGGAGAAAGGAGACGACCCCCGCCAGGGGGGGAGGAGGCGAGGGTCGTCGTGCATCAGCCCCGGGGGGTCGGGCTGATACGCCCCGGCATAAGCCGGGTAATGACCACTATACACACGATCCCCCGGATCGTGACAAGTGTCGATTCGGCGTGCCACGTCACACCGGAGCCAAAGAGTGGAGTCGCTTTCACTTGGCGTGAGCTGCCATTTTGCGTGCGATACCGGAACGGCCGGCCGAGGCGCCCTATCCTGGGTCGGTGCCCGACTCCGCATCAGCACCGCTGCCCGCAATCTCCGCCGATCCCGCAGCCGACTCCGGGCAGAGCAGCCCGATCCGCGCGGCGGCGTTCTTCGATCTCGACAAAACCGTCATCGCCCGATCCAGCGTTCTCGCCTTCAGCAAACCCTTTTTCAACCAGGGACTGCTGAATCGCCGGTCCGTCCTGAAATCCAGCTATGCGCAGTTTCTTTTTCTCATGTCCGGCGCCGACCACGACCAAATGGATCGGATGCGCTCGTTCGTCACCGCCATGTGCACCGGCTGGGATGTCGAGCAGGTCAAATCGGTGGTCAACGAGACCCTGCACGAAGTGGTGACGCCGCTGGTATTCGCCGAGGCCGCCGATCTGATCGCCGGGCACCGGCTCTGCGGACGCGACGTGGTGATCGTGTCGGCATCCGGTGAGGAGGTGGTGGCGCCGATCGCCAAGGCGCTGGGGGCCACCCACGCGATGGCCAGCCAGATGGTGGTTGAGGACGGGCGGTACACCGGCGAGATCGCGTTCTACTGCTACGGCGAGGCGAAGGCCGCCGCAGTGCGTGAGCTGGCCGAGCGGGAGGCCTATCAGCTCGAGCACTGCTATGCGTACTCCGATTCGGTGACCGATGTACCGATGCTGTCCGAGGTCGGGCACCCGGCCGTGGTCAATCCGGATCGGGCGCTACGCAAGGAGGCGGCCGC contains these protein-coding regions:
- a CDS encoding TadE family type IV pilus minor pilin yields the protein MEAALAIATLTVVAVLLLAGFSALSAQVRCVDAAREAARLVARGEPAARDASALDVARGIAPPGARIQIVRAPGDLIRVQVAVPAPLLPGITVTGNAVAVAEP
- a CDS encoding Rv3654c family TadE-like protein, which codes for MATVLAAVMIVALLCVAVLITTLGSAVAARHRAQTAADLGALAGAEALPAGPVIACQRAVAAVAANGASVTDCRVENLDVVLGVQTPVGLAVGNLTTARASARAGPPRRTGSRHAG
- a CDS encoding cold-shock protein, which codes for MPQGTVKWFNAEKGFGFIAPEDGSADVFVHYTEIQGSGFRTLEENQRVEFEVGQSPKGPQATGVRPL
- a CDS encoding PAS domain-containing protein; the protein is MQHNWLLLETLGSEPLVVADGQVPTEPTPVSTYLRRSPHLSALQTAIAETVTTGSPLASITPKQKAVIRTEPTAMGDGRVHGVQLWVGALDEDPPERPIPGPLLWNLTTGVAIDSPAALANRGEDPDAAPVHARAFADDLPIGSPRAGETRLLALILTRTPGETLCENWHLVDRYGASIAVAFVARVVEEEAEDGSMQLIGRGMNWRSDPDTVTDEPETLAERILEGLAMPGQHRALIDLHTGTLLKWLDPPFPGYDWRTHTVHPDDQEALYALADEFGPRGTSRVLRMATYDGGWLPVHITLNRIEIEPGIFAGLLTLRDATPCDEADPPEPTPEP
- a CDS encoding DEAD/DEAH box helicase → MNFGDELLATLRRGVPGAAVPAQLDGEDPIRHIAQLPAATGRTAAWPWWAPPQVVDAFTDRGIAVPWSHQARAADLAHDGRHVVISTGTASGKSLAYQLPIMSALVADPTARALYLAPTKALGHDQLATAHRLCAAVPDLADAAPSAYDGDCSDELRRFARERSRWVFTNPDMIHLGMLRNHPRWSVFLRGLRYLVVDECHYYRGVFGSNVAMVLRRLLRLAARYGATPTVVFASATTAEPGRSAAELIGEHVEEVGDDGSPHGARTVALWEPPLRTDITGENGAPLRRPAGTEAAAMMAELVAEGARTLTFVRSRRGAELTALATRTRLADIAPELVPTVASYRAGYLAEDRRELERGLADGTLRGLATTNALELGVDISGLDAVLLAGFPGTVTSFWQQAGRSGRRGQSSLIVLVARDDPLDTYLVHHPAALLDKPIERVVIDPANPYVLGPQLLCAATELPVTEAEVRGWAADAVVDELVDDGLLRHRSGRYFPTPGPDPHPGVDIRGSAGGQIAILETGTGRLLGSVSADRAPATVHPGAVYLHQGEIYLVDDLDFADGIAFVHAEDPGYNTSAREVTDIEVTGFGERREFDGVCLGLVPVTVSHRVTGYLRRTPAGEVLDFVELDMPIQTLPTFAVVYTIDPELLAGAGLDALRTPGSLHAAEHAAIGLLPLLASCDRGDIGGLSTAIGPMDGLPTVFVYDGYPGGAGFAERGYQRAADWLRATAEAIEACGCPAGCPSCVQSPKCGNGNDPLDKAGAVAVLRLVLGRISV
- the ssd gene encoding septum site-determining protein Ssd, yielding MNCGVLAVVSDPGLRDEIDRIVAAAGLRVIHQPATDAVDRKAWTAAAAVIVDAPAVAGLTERALPRRAGTFLVCGTEPDGPGYAAAVAVGAQLLVQLPASATTLLRALADAGRTPATSEGRVLTVLSAHGGAGGSVFAAALALRSGDALLVDLDPFGGGIDRMLGIRSPGPRWADIAVAHGGLDFPSLRQVLPRVGGVSVLASGPEAPGSAAVEAVLDAGRRGGTTVVCDAVRTPGPSDIAVAGADLAVLCAQATLRGAAAGAVTAGQLRRANPNAGLVVRGPAPGGLRAADIAGEVGLPLLGAMRPQPQLAEQLERGGLQLAGRSPLARGADRVLRTLARAVASGRVA
- a CDS encoding DUF4244 domain-containing protein, with amino-acid sequence MVKTRLSQWIRSLAVDDDGMSTVEYAIGTVAAAAFGAILYTVVTGDSVVGALTNIIGRALSTRN
- a CDS encoding type II secretion system F family protein, which gives rise to MMLSAWALAAALLLTATPGRTRSRRAKGLGRPARPKKPDPLATAATLELFAVCLTAGLSVPAAAHAAASTAPPALARVLVHAADLLALGSDPDTAWALPRGTDPDAHTAALLRLARRSASSGTALAQSVCELADRVRDAARHDAAAAAQRAGVLIAGPLGLCFLPAFVCFGIVPVLAGLAGRILGSEMW
- a CDS encoding TadA family conjugal transfer-associated ATPase, coding for MTAPLIDRVRERLAAESTPLRPAVVAAAIRAEAGGVLGDTEVLAGLRMLATELTGAGLLEPLLAAPGTTDVLVTAPDSVWVDDGHGLRRADVRFADETAVRRLAQRLALAAGRRLDDAQPWVDGLLAGCGGRFDVRLHAVLPPVAAAGTTISLRVLRPSDQSLDALAAARSIAEPAVDLLREVVAARQAFLVCGGTGAGKTTLLAALLAEVPAAERIIVVEDAAELAPAHPHLVKLVARGANVEGAGLITVRQLVRQALRMRPDRIVVGEVRGPEVVDLLAALNTGHDGGAGTVHANSAAEVPARLEALAAPGGLDAAALHAQLAAAIRVLVHLDRDRAGHRRVGEIAVLAVDPDRRCRAVTAWSSEHGAGPGETMLRTLLNRGRP
- a CDS encoding HAD-IB family hydrolase, encoding MPAISADPAADSGQSSPIRAAAFFDLDKTVIARSSVLAFSKPFFNQGLLNRRSVLKSSYAQFLFLMSGADHDQMDRMRSFVTAMCTGWDVEQVKSVVNETLHEVVTPLVFAEAADLIAGHRLCGRDVVIVSASGEEVVAPIAKALGATHAMASQMVVEDGRYTGEIAFYCYGEAKAAAVRELAEREAYQLEHCYAYSDSVTDVPMLSEVGHPAVVNPDRALRKEAAARGWPTLTFTKPVSLRDRLPAPSRAAVATSAAVALTALASGAIGYLAFSRFAELRAKQTKRNKDS
- a CDS encoding type II secretion system F family protein, producing MTGGQLLAPVLLATAVLVLPGPSSLRGHARRGFRRLPRATWLIAAVTAATAGLAAGATPATAGCALLLTAGLAVRRRARTRRRRVAEHRAALAVVLESMVAGLRIGAHPVQALESAAAEHDSTSAATLGAVAARARLGGDVPAALTAVADGSPIAEEWLRLASVWRMAAEHGVAIAALLSSAQHDIDERHRHGAAVDAELAGARASTAILAGLPALGILLGHGLGARPLAFLTGSGLGGWCLIAGGAFLTAGVLWAGAITDRVAP